From one Candidatus Eisenbacteria bacterium genomic stretch:
- the recO gene encoding DNA repair protein RecO, whose translation MAISKTDAVVTRSLRLGETSKIAWLYTKDYGKVKVVAKGARSSKSKFGSSLELFTHSAVVFYRKDRRDLQLLSQSDALRHFPGLEKDVARFAFASACIELLDSMVMGEEPNPALFQLVLDALDTLEKCPREGLKNVFWAFELKAAELLGYKPELFRCSRCGKEEEGREGLSRFAPLKGGLICRVCGSKEPDSFQITPEAKGLLRKLQKEPLSVAAGEKTTSRLESEVDRIIEVFLQFHVDRLPGLKSLRLLKSLK comes from the coding sequence TTGGCGATCAGTAAGACCGACGCAGTGGTGACGAGAAGCCTGAGGTTGGGCGAGACGAGCAAGATTGCCTGGCTCTACACCAAGGACTACGGAAAAGTCAAGGTGGTGGCCAAGGGAGCAAGAAGCTCCAAGAGCAAGTTCGGCTCGAGCCTCGAGCTCTTCACCCACTCTGCGGTGGTCTTCTATCGCAAGGATCGGAGAGATCTTCAGCTTCTCTCACAGAGCGATGCTCTGCGCCACTTCCCCGGTCTCGAGAAGGACGTGGCGCGCTTCGCGTTTGCGAGTGCGTGCATAGAGCTTCTGGACAGCATGGTGATGGGCGAAGAACCCAACCCGGCGCTGTTTCAACTCGTGCTGGACGCGCTCGACACGTTGGAGAAGTGTCCCAGAGAGGGGCTCAAGAACGTGTTCTGGGCCTTCGAGCTCAAAGCCGCCGAACTGCTGGGCTACAAGCCTGAGCTTTTTCGGTGCTCTCGTTGCGGGAAGGAAGAAGAGGGGCGAGAGGGGCTCTCGAGATTCGCTCCTCTCAAGGGCGGCCTGATCTGCAGGGTCTGCGGCTCGAAAGAGCCGGATTCCTTCCAGATCACGCCGGAGGCGAAAGGGCTCTTGAGAAAACTGCAGAAGGAGCCTCTCTCGGTCGCTGCCGGGGAGAAAACTACGTCCAGACTCGAAAGCGAAGTAGACCGGATCATCGAAGTCTTTCTACAGTTTCACGTGGACAGACTTCCCGGGCTAAAATCGTTGAGGCTTCTGAAGAGCTTGAAATAG
- a CDS encoding glycine--tRNA ligase subunit alpha, protein MIFQEMLIRLEKFWSDYGCVLTQPYSSEVGAGTFNPETFLRVLGPERWKVAYVEPSRRPKDGRYGDNPFRVQRFYQYQVILKPAPSDVLDVYFKSLEVIGINPKLHDVRLIEDDWESPTLGAWGLGWQVWLDGLEITQFTYFQQAGGLDLNPVSAEITYGLERIATSIQGVESFSDLLWSKDVKWGELCKRSEYEFSKFNFEESDTELHKDLFNRFEKEAARLLEKGLVLPGYDYVIKCSHLFNVLEARGAISITERVGYIARVRRLARKAALSYLAQREELGYPLLAPGAAEAAQEKGSGA, encoded by the coding sequence ATGATTTTTCAGGAGATGCTTATTCGGCTCGAGAAATTCTGGTCTGATTACGGTTGCGTGCTCACCCAACCTTACAGCTCCGAGGTGGGCGCCGGGACCTTCAACCCGGAGACGTTTCTCAGAGTGCTCGGGCCGGAGCGCTGGAAGGTCGCGTACGTGGAACCGTCGAGGAGGCCCAAGGACGGCCGCTACGGTGACAACCCGTTCAGGGTGCAGAGATTCTATCAATACCAGGTGATTCTGAAACCGGCTCCGTCTGACGTCCTGGACGTCTACTTCAAGAGCCTCGAGGTCATCGGAATCAACCCGAAGCTGCACGACGTAAGACTCATCGAAGACGACTGGGAGTCGCCCACGCTCGGAGCCTGGGGCCTGGGCTGGCAGGTGTGGTTGGACGGCCTCGAGATTACGCAGTTCACGTATTTCCAGCAGGCCGGCGGCCTCGACCTGAATCCGGTGTCTGCCGAGATCACGTACGGCCTAGAGCGCATCGCCACCTCGATTCAGGGCGTGGAGAGTTTCTCGGACCTCCTGTGGTCGAAAGACGTCAAGTGGGGAGAGCTCTGCAAGAGAAGCGAATACGAATTTTCCAAGTTCAATTTTGAAGAAAGCGACACTGAACTCCACAAGGATCTCTTCAATCGTTTTGAAAAGGAAGCGGCGAGGCTTCTCGAGAAGGGGCTCGTCCTTCCTGGTTACGACTACGTGATAAAGTGCTCTCATCTGTTCAACGTCCTGGAGGCCAGGGGGGCGATAAGCATCACAGAACGGGTGGGCTACATCGCGAGAGTCCGCCGTTTGGCCAGAAAAGCCGCTCTGTCGTACCTGGCTCAAAGAGAAGAACTGGGCTATCCGCTTCTCGCACCGGGAGCCGCAGAAGCCGCGCAAGAAAAGGGGAGCGGAGCATGA